A part of Bombus huntii isolate Logan2020A chromosome 16, iyBomHunt1.1, whole genome shotgun sequence genomic DNA contains:
- the LOC126874273 gene encoding ATP-binding cassette sub-family F member 3 isoform X1: protein MAVCGEYIRSQFPTIDDDLYQYVEGILDSSKDDFEDGDEVYEAIGEVLHEVAEKPENEVRQICVKLLEMLKGNSNDGNVERRKNGVNKVLNAPVHLGTMAATLEAQVEQIKSIWVTTRDDAMKVDAKKLEKAEAKLQQKQEKRSNNELSGRINIVSQGIESASASQMTSKKDSRMETKGGVNKAQDIRIENFDIAYGDRILLQGADLTLAFGRRYGLIGRNGLGKTTLLRMISSKQLRIPSHIRVLHVEQEVAGDDTSALESVLECDQERSMLLSKETELQVAIEKDGGKTGDALGEELARVYEAMQLAEVDKAPARASAILSGLGFSVERQSWPTKAFSGGWRMRLALARALFSRPDLLLLDEPTNMLDIKAILWLEKYLQSWPTTLLVVSHDRNFLDTVPTDILYLRGQKIEAYRGNYEQFAKTKGERERNQQREYEAQQAKRAHVQEFIDRFRYNANRASSVQSKIKMLEKLPELKPMEKEGEVTLRFPDVEPLSPPILQLNEVSFSYTGGVDNSYIFSGVNLTASLQSRICIVGENGAGKTTLLKIITGALSPTRGTVHVHRNLKFGYFSQHHVDQLDMRVCPVELLQNHFPGKPVEEYRRMLGSFGISGNLALQTISSLSGGQKSRVAFALMCAAMPNFLVLDEPTNHLDIESIEALGKALNTCQAGVILVSHDERLIRMVCTELWVCGEGSVRCIEGGFDEYRRIIEKELEV, encoded by the exons ATGGCAGTCTGTGGAGAATACATTCGTAGTCAATTTCCCACGATAGATGACGATCTATACCAATATGTAGAAG GTATTTTAGATAGTTCAAAGGATGACTTCGAGGATGGCGACGAAGTTTACGAAGCAATAGGGGAGGTATTACACGAGGTTGCAGAAAAACCAGAGAATGAGGTTAG aCAAATATGCGTCAAGCTACTGGAAATGCTAAAAGGTAATTCAAACGATGGAAATGttgaaaggagaaaaaatggGGTAAACAAAGTATTAAATGCTCCAGTACATTTGGGTACTATGGCTGCTACCCTAGAAGCTCAAgtagaacaaataaaaagtatatggGTTACTACTAGAGATGACGCTAtg aAAGTAGATGCCAAGAAGCTAGAAAAGGCAGAGGCAAAATTGCAACAAaaacaagaaaagagaagTAACAATGAATTAAGTGGACGAATTAATATTGTAAGCCAAGGTATAGAATCCGCTAGCGCGAGTCAAATGACGAGTAAAAAGGATAGTAGAATGGAGACAAAAGGTGGTGTAAATAAAGCCCAGGATAttagaatagaaaattttgataTAGCATATGGGGATAGAATATTATTGCAAGGAGCTGACTTAACGCTTGCATTTGGTAGACGCTATGGCCTTATCGGTAGAAATGGACTCGGTAAAACTACATTACTAAGAATGATATCTAG TAAACAGTTGAGAATACCATCCCATATAAGAGTTTTACATGTAGAACAAGAAGTCGCCGGAGACGATACTTCTGCTCTCGAATCTGTATTAGAATGTGACCAAGAGAGAAGTATGTTACTTAGTAAGGAAACAGAATTGCAAGTGGCGATCGAAAAGGATGGTGGTAAAACGGGAGATGCATTAGGCGAAGAATTAGCTAGAGTATATGAAGCAATGCAGTTAGCTGAAGTAGATAAAGCACCTGCTAGAGCTAGTGCAATTTTATCAGGACTTGGGTTCTCTGTCGAAAGACAATCGTGGCCAACTAAAGCTTTCTCTGGCGGCTGGAGAATGAGATTAGCACTTGCAAGGGCACTGTTTTCTAGACCTGATCTTTTATTACTTGACGAACCTACAAACATGCTTGATATTAAAGCCATACTTTGGTTGGAGAAATATTTACAGTCATGGCCAACTACGTTACTGGTGGTTTCTCACGACAGGAACTTCTTAGACACA GTTCCAACCGATATACTATATTTGCGTGGACAAAAAATTGAAGCGTATCGTGGTAATTATGAACAGTTCGCAAAAACTAAAGGGGAACGTGAAAGAAATCAGCAGAGAGAATATGAAGCTCAGCAAGCGAAAAGAGCACATGTACAAGAATTCATTGATCGATTTCGATACAATGCCAATCGCGCTTCTAGTGTACAGAGTAAAATTAAGATgctagaaaaatt ACCAGAACTTAAACCAATGGAGAAGGAAGGAGAAGTAACTCTTCGTTTCCCAGATGTTGAACCATTAAGTCCTCCAATATTGCAACTTAACGAAGTCTCCTTTAGTTATACTGGAGGAGTCGATAATTCGTATATATTTAGTGGCGTGAACTTAACTGCTAGCTTACAATCCCGTATTTGTATCGTGGGAGAGAATGGTGCTGGTAAAACTACGCTTTTAAAAATCATAACAGGTGCACTAAGTCCAACACGAGGCACAGTGCATGttcatagaaatttgaaatttggatattttagTCAACATCACGTAGACCAACTTGATATGCGTGTGTGCCCAGTTGAACTATTGCAAAATCATTTTCCAG GTAAACCAGTTGAGGAATACAGAAGAATGCTTGGAAGCTTTGGAATAAGTGGTAATTTAGCTTTGCAGACTATTAGTTCTTTATCTGGAGGGCAAAAATCTAGAGTAGCATTTGCACTAATGTGTGCTGCAATGCCAAACTTTTTGGTACTTGATGAACCTACGAATCATTTAGACATCGAATCCATCGAAGCTTTAGGCAAAGCATTGAATACTTGCCAG GCAGGTGTTATATTAGTTTCACACGACGAAAGATTAATTCGCATGGTATGCACCGAACTCTGGGTATGTGGAGAAGGATCTGTTCGATGCATCGAAGGTGGTTTTGACGAGTATCGTAGGATCATTGAAAAGGAACTTGAAGTATAA
- the LOC126874271 gene encoding putative uncharacterized protein DDB_G0271606 isoform X2 gives MKRSVDGRSISQEEIEDHDLLQTQQQQQQDEAEQQQQQLEQQTAQPQIRFLTTNAAVLQQLQQQQDVQQQAQQQQQPQVITLQQLQNFVPLQTQQPQHDQQRAQTISVQSLPQQFLQGAQLISTQAQAALQQQQQQSQQQQTQQQSQQQQQPQQQLSYSVIPQMQTVNIDGQEALFIPSSAMSAAGGHHQSQPTMQFATANGQQVQLASQQVQLANGQTIITPQPVSLIKAPSVFPTSIIQNITAQTVQLPTGQSVQVRPLQFPMQHVQQTVPVQVPVTASNGQTVYQTVHFPVQALSSVFNVPATQMIPQITQQIPQVAQIITPNGQIQQVQIANIPQLQSLQNQQVTQVAQQVAQQQAQQVVQQQAQPQVVQSVQQQQQQQAAQAQVQQQQQQQVQQVVQQVIQQQQQQQVQQAQQQSSTPSSTVATWSTTVTTPSNVQVLGIGALGRPMQGSNNVITTKDGQKIDVQTLSALARPPESVEGDIKVASIDARQLASSQVIHIPAAQTTQPAVQPITIAGTQAQQLTLIPASALASLTAQQGNMMRSVGNGSIMQLQPAGGMNATNGFLQSIPVQNIPGLGNVQVIPASALQPATVQTLPATAAAPIVAAPTVQLDSNDPTKWQILQTLQSNNALTTPTPTSHQHQVATAPSANIETDSNKQHRRRVACTCPNCGDGDRLKFI, from the exons ATGAAACGAAGCGTGGATGGGAGAAGTATCAGTCAG GAGGAGATCGAAGATCATGATCTCTTACAAacacagcagcagcagcagcaggaTGAAGCTgaacagcaacaacagcaaTTGGAACAGCAAACTGCCCAACCTCAAATTCGTTTCTTAACCACAAATGCAGCAGTTTTGCAGCAATTGCAGCAGCAACAAGATGTTCAACAACAAGCacagcaacaacagcagccACAAGTCATTACTTTGCAACAATTGCAAAATTTTGTGCCTTTACAGACTCAGCAACCGCAGCATGATCAACAAAGAGCACAAACCATTTCTGTACAATCTTTGCCTCAACAATTCTTGCAG GGTGCTCAGTTGATCAGTACTCAGGCTCAAGCTGCGCTtcagcaacagcaacaacagtCTCAACAACAGCAAACACAGCAACAATcgcagcaacagcaacaaccGCAACAACAACTCAGTTATAGTGTTATACCACAGATGCAAACCGTTAACATTGATGGCCAAGAAGCACTTTTCATCCCATCCTCAGCTATGTCTGCTGCAGGAGGGCATCATCAAAGCCAACCAACAATGCAATTCGCCACTGCTAATGGCCAACAAGTTCAACTTGCTAGCCAGCAAGTACAACTGGCTAATGGTCAAACTATTATTACACCACAGCCAGTTAGTTTGATAAAAGCACCCAGTGTCTTTCCTACTTCCATTATACAGAATATCACTGCGCAAACTGTTCAGTTACCAACAG GGCAAAGTGTACAAGTTAGACCTCTTCAGTTTCCTATGCAACATGTTCAACAAACTGTGCCTGTGCAAGTACCAGTTACTGCTAGTAATGGACAGACAGTTTATCAAACTGTACATTTTCCAGTTCAAGCATTGTCCAGTGTTTTCAATGTGCCTGCCACGCAGATGATACCGCAGATCACGCAA cAAATTCCACAAGTAGCTCAAATAATTACACCTAATGGACAAATTCAGCAAGTCCAAATTGCTAACATACCACAACTTCAAAGCTTacaa AATCAACAGGTAACACAAGTAGCTCAGCAAGTTGCTCAGCAACAAGCACAGCAAGTAGTGCAACAGCAAGCTCAACCACAGGTTGTACAGTCCGtgcagcagcaacagcaacagcaggCGGCACAAGCTCAAGtgcagcagcaacaacagcaacaagtGCAACAAGTTGTACAGCAAGTTAtacaacagcagcagcaacaacaagTTCAACAAGCGCAACAACAATCATCTACGCCATCTTCAACTGTGGCAACTTGGAGCACAACAGTAACAACCCCAAGCAATGTTCAG GTACTTGGAATCGGTGCACTTGGAAGGCCAATGCAAGGAAGCAACAATGTAATTACCACAAAAGATGGACAGAAGATCGATGTACAGACGTTATCAGCATTAGCAAGACCACCAGAGTCAGTCGAAGGTGATATAAAAGTAGCCAGTATTGATGCTAGACAATTAGCTAGCAGCCAAGTTATACATATTCCTGCTGCTCAAACAACACAACCTGCAGTTCAGCCAATTACAATTGCAG GAACGCAAGCACAACAGCTAACTTTAATTCCTGCATCCGCGTTAGCAAGCTTAACTGCCCAGCAAGGTAACATGATGAGGAGCGTTGGTAACGGCAGTATAATGCAACTTCAACCTGCTGGTGGAATGAACGCGACAAATGGTTTTCTTCAGTCGATACCTGTGCAAAATATTCCAGGTTTAGGTAATGTGCAAGTTATACCTGCAAGTGCTCTTCAGCCCGCCACCGTTCAAACGCTACCTGCGACAGCAGCTGCACCGATTGTTGCTGCTCCAACCGTACAATTAGATTCGAACGATCCGACAAAGTGGCAAATTTTACAAACTCTTCAATCGAATAACGCGTTAACAACGCCTACTCCCACATCACACCAGCATCAAGTAGCTACTGCACCGTCTGCAAATATCGAGACGGATTCTAATAAGCAACATCGTAGAAGGGTTGCTTGCACGTGTCCTAATTGCGGAGATGGTGATAG attGAAATTCATATGA
- the LOC126874273 gene encoding ATP-binding cassette sub-family F member 3 isoform X2 codes for MRQICVKLLEMLKGNSNDGNVERRKNGVNKVLNAPVHLGTMAATLEAQVEQIKSIWVTTRDDAMKVDAKKLEKAEAKLQQKQEKRSNNELSGRINIVSQGIESASASQMTSKKDSRMETKGGVNKAQDIRIENFDIAYGDRILLQGADLTLAFGRRYGLIGRNGLGKTTLLRMISSKQLRIPSHIRVLHVEQEVAGDDTSALESVLECDQERSMLLSKETELQVAIEKDGGKTGDALGEELARVYEAMQLAEVDKAPARASAILSGLGFSVERQSWPTKAFSGGWRMRLALARALFSRPDLLLLDEPTNMLDIKAILWLEKYLQSWPTTLLVVSHDRNFLDTVPTDILYLRGQKIEAYRGNYEQFAKTKGERERNQQREYEAQQAKRAHVQEFIDRFRYNANRASSVQSKIKMLEKLPELKPMEKEGEVTLRFPDVEPLSPPILQLNEVSFSYTGGVDNSYIFSGVNLTASLQSRICIVGENGAGKTTLLKIITGALSPTRGTVHVHRNLKFGYFSQHHVDQLDMRVCPVELLQNHFPGKPVEEYRRMLGSFGISGNLALQTISSLSGGQKSRVAFALMCAAMPNFLVLDEPTNHLDIESIEALGKALNTCQAGVILVSHDERLIRMVCTELWVCGEGSVRCIEGGFDEYRRIIEKELEV; via the exons ATGAG aCAAATATGCGTCAAGCTACTGGAAATGCTAAAAGGTAATTCAAACGATGGAAATGttgaaaggagaaaaaatggGGTAAACAAAGTATTAAATGCTCCAGTACATTTGGGTACTATGGCTGCTACCCTAGAAGCTCAAgtagaacaaataaaaagtatatggGTTACTACTAGAGATGACGCTAtg aAAGTAGATGCCAAGAAGCTAGAAAAGGCAGAGGCAAAATTGCAACAAaaacaagaaaagagaagTAACAATGAATTAAGTGGACGAATTAATATTGTAAGCCAAGGTATAGAATCCGCTAGCGCGAGTCAAATGACGAGTAAAAAGGATAGTAGAATGGAGACAAAAGGTGGTGTAAATAAAGCCCAGGATAttagaatagaaaattttgataTAGCATATGGGGATAGAATATTATTGCAAGGAGCTGACTTAACGCTTGCATTTGGTAGACGCTATGGCCTTATCGGTAGAAATGGACTCGGTAAAACTACATTACTAAGAATGATATCTAG TAAACAGTTGAGAATACCATCCCATATAAGAGTTTTACATGTAGAACAAGAAGTCGCCGGAGACGATACTTCTGCTCTCGAATCTGTATTAGAATGTGACCAAGAGAGAAGTATGTTACTTAGTAAGGAAACAGAATTGCAAGTGGCGATCGAAAAGGATGGTGGTAAAACGGGAGATGCATTAGGCGAAGAATTAGCTAGAGTATATGAAGCAATGCAGTTAGCTGAAGTAGATAAAGCACCTGCTAGAGCTAGTGCAATTTTATCAGGACTTGGGTTCTCTGTCGAAAGACAATCGTGGCCAACTAAAGCTTTCTCTGGCGGCTGGAGAATGAGATTAGCACTTGCAAGGGCACTGTTTTCTAGACCTGATCTTTTATTACTTGACGAACCTACAAACATGCTTGATATTAAAGCCATACTTTGGTTGGAGAAATATTTACAGTCATGGCCAACTACGTTACTGGTGGTTTCTCACGACAGGAACTTCTTAGACACA GTTCCAACCGATATACTATATTTGCGTGGACAAAAAATTGAAGCGTATCGTGGTAATTATGAACAGTTCGCAAAAACTAAAGGGGAACGTGAAAGAAATCAGCAGAGAGAATATGAAGCTCAGCAAGCGAAAAGAGCACATGTACAAGAATTCATTGATCGATTTCGATACAATGCCAATCGCGCTTCTAGTGTACAGAGTAAAATTAAGATgctagaaaaatt ACCAGAACTTAAACCAATGGAGAAGGAAGGAGAAGTAACTCTTCGTTTCCCAGATGTTGAACCATTAAGTCCTCCAATATTGCAACTTAACGAAGTCTCCTTTAGTTATACTGGAGGAGTCGATAATTCGTATATATTTAGTGGCGTGAACTTAACTGCTAGCTTACAATCCCGTATTTGTATCGTGGGAGAGAATGGTGCTGGTAAAACTACGCTTTTAAAAATCATAACAGGTGCACTAAGTCCAACACGAGGCACAGTGCATGttcatagaaatttgaaatttggatattttagTCAACATCACGTAGACCAACTTGATATGCGTGTGTGCCCAGTTGAACTATTGCAAAATCATTTTCCAG GTAAACCAGTTGAGGAATACAGAAGAATGCTTGGAAGCTTTGGAATAAGTGGTAATTTAGCTTTGCAGACTATTAGTTCTTTATCTGGAGGGCAAAAATCTAGAGTAGCATTTGCACTAATGTGTGCTGCAATGCCAAACTTTTTGGTACTTGATGAACCTACGAATCATTTAGACATCGAATCCATCGAAGCTTTAGGCAAAGCATTGAATACTTGCCAG GCAGGTGTTATATTAGTTTCACACGACGAAAGATTAATTCGCATGGTATGCACCGAACTCTGGGTATGTGGAGAAGGATCTGTTCGATGCATCGAAGGTGGTTTTGACGAGTATCGTAGGATCATTGAAAAGGAACTTGAAGTATAA
- the LOC126874285 gene encoding WAS/WASL-interacting protein family member 3-like: MPAPPPPPPPVFNTSGSGVADQDRNLLLQSIRAGKTLKKTITVDKSAPVVSGRVRGESGNSSSLHSKENSSNVANSGISTSNGGPIGLGGLFPTGIPKLKPVGSRTSAVEKNNSNVNNTNFGQSTVPSIKRGPPPIPPPATQKPQLFVQKANSMPGQSTADSSSNMEAPKGFGKPTLAPKPPTTSTSALHKPSPPPKKLNLTGGSVSRAQSMRLPRSPPVLAPTPPSLHQSQDCLNETQSRPTNRILKPPVAKPPSPPTSRSNNIPSTATRVAPPPPSRVTVSAPCIPPPPPPLPHRPAPTHQRLAPPPPPPPTPPTRSSSMRNGQMMNALDLEVRFADMFHSIANFPPPEQFKGFTKVYSSRNAAKQQAPAPPMQMSSISNTMVSLNTSSGG, translated from the exons ATGCCTGCACCACCTCCACCTCCACCTCCTGTCTTCAACACATCTGGTTCTGGGGTAGCAGATCAGGATAGAAATTTACTTCTTCAGTCAATTAGAGCTGGCAAAACTTTAAAGAAAACTATAACCGTAGATAAAAGTGCACCTGTAGTTAGTG GTAGAGTTAGAGGTGAATCAGGAAACTCTTCTTCCTTACATAGCAAGGAAAATAGTTCTAATGTAGCAAACAGTGGCATTAGCACAAGTAATGGAGGTCCCATAGGACTAGGTGGATTATTTCCTACTGGTATTCCTAAATTGAAGCCTGTAGGATCTCGGACTTCTGCAGTTGAAAAGAATAATAGTAATGTTAATAATACAAACTTTGGTCAATCGACTGTCCCTAGCATAAAAAGAGGTCCACCGCCAATTCCACCACCAGCCACTCAAAAGCCACAACTATTTGTTCAG AAGGCAAACTCAATGCCAGGACAAAGTACTGCAGACTCTAGTTCTAATATGGAAGCACCTAAGGGATTTGGAAAGCCTACTCTTGCTCCCAAACCACCTACCACATCAACATCTGCATTGCACAAACCATCACCACCTCCTAAGAAATTAAACTTAACTGGAGGAAGTGTGTCAAGAGCACAAAGTATGCGATTGCCTAGATCACCTCCTGTACTTGCTCCAACTCCACCTTCCCTTCATCAGTCTCAGGATTGTCTGAACGAGACCCAATCGAGGCCTACAAATCGAATTCTTAAGCCTCCAGTCGCGAAACCTCCTTCTCCACCTACATCTAGATCGAACAATATACCCTCTACAGCAACTAGAGTGGCACCGCCACCTCCTTCTAGAGTAACTGTTAGCGCTCCTTGTATACCACCTCCACCTCCGCCCCTTCCGCATCGTCCAGCTCCTACTCATCAAAGACTAGCCCCGCCGCCGCCACCACCGCCAACACCTCCCACAAGGAGTTCTTCCATGCGCAATGGACAGATGATGAATGCTCTAGATTTAGAGGTTCGGTTCGCGGATATGTTTCATTCTATTGCGAATTTCCCGCCGCCGGAGCAATTTAAGGGGTTTACGAAAGTCTACAGCAGCAGAAATG CTGCAAAACAACAAGCTCCTGCGCCACCCATGCAAATGTCTTCTATATCCAATACAATGGTATCATTAAATACTTCATCCGGAGGTTAA
- the LOC126874271 gene encoding transcription factor Sp4-like isoform X1 produces the protein MKRSVDGRSISQEEIEDHDLLQTQQQQQQDEAEQQQQQLEQQTAQPQIRFLTTNAAVLQQLQQQQDVQQQAQQQQQPQVITLQQLQNFVPLQTQQPQHDQQRAQTISVQSLPQQFLQGAQLISTQAQAALQQQQQQSQQQQTQQQSQQQQQPQQQLSYSVIPQMQTVNIDGQEALFIPSSAMSAAGGHHQSQPTMQFATANGQQVQLASQQVQLANGQTIITPQPVSLIKAPSVFPTSIIQNITAQTVQLPTGQSVQVRPLQFPMQHVQQTVPVQVPVTASNGQTVYQTVHFPVQALSSVFNVPATQMIPQITQQIPQVAQIITPNGQIQQVQIANIPQLQSLQNQQVTQVAQQVAQQQAQQVVQQQAQPQVVQSVQQQQQQQAAQAQVQQQQQQQVQQVVQQVIQQQQQQQVQQAQQQSSTPSSTVATWSTTVTTPSNVQVLGIGALGRPMQGSNNVITTKDGQKIDVQTLSALARPPESVEGDIKVASIDARQLASSQVIHIPAAQTTQPAVQPITIAGTQAQQLTLIPASALASLTAQQGNMMRSVGNGSIMQLQPAGGMNATNGFLQSIPVQNIPGLGNVQVIPASALQPATVQTLPATAAAPIVAAPTVQLDSNDPTKWQILQTLQSNNALTTPTPTSHQHQVATAPSANIETDSNKQHRRRVACTCPNCGDGDRNRDMTRKRQHVCHIAGCNKVYGKTSHLRAHLRWHTGERPFVCSWIFCGKKFTRSDELQRHRRTHTGEKRFQCPECTKKFMRSDHLTKHIKTHTKIRSTEAATSTQEGSSDSQSSTEEKIIIALHKDTEQSDIVITEQIDEIKPEPTNHVTKE, from the exons ATGAAACGAAGCGTGGATGGGAGAAGTATCAGTCAG GAGGAGATCGAAGATCATGATCTCTTACAAacacagcagcagcagcagcaggaTGAAGCTgaacagcaacaacagcaaTTGGAACAGCAAACTGCCCAACCTCAAATTCGTTTCTTAACCACAAATGCAGCAGTTTTGCAGCAATTGCAGCAGCAACAAGATGTTCAACAACAAGCacagcaacaacagcagccACAAGTCATTACTTTGCAACAATTGCAAAATTTTGTGCCTTTACAGACTCAGCAACCGCAGCATGATCAACAAAGAGCACAAACCATTTCTGTACAATCTTTGCCTCAACAATTCTTGCAG GGTGCTCAGTTGATCAGTACTCAGGCTCAAGCTGCGCTtcagcaacagcaacaacagtCTCAACAACAGCAAACACAGCAACAATcgcagcaacagcaacaaccGCAACAACAACTCAGTTATAGTGTTATACCACAGATGCAAACCGTTAACATTGATGGCCAAGAAGCACTTTTCATCCCATCCTCAGCTATGTCTGCTGCAGGAGGGCATCATCAAAGCCAACCAACAATGCAATTCGCCACTGCTAATGGCCAACAAGTTCAACTTGCTAGCCAGCAAGTACAACTGGCTAATGGTCAAACTATTATTACACCACAGCCAGTTAGTTTGATAAAAGCACCCAGTGTCTTTCCTACTTCCATTATACAGAATATCACTGCGCAAACTGTTCAGTTACCAACAG GGCAAAGTGTACAAGTTAGACCTCTTCAGTTTCCTATGCAACATGTTCAACAAACTGTGCCTGTGCAAGTACCAGTTACTGCTAGTAATGGACAGACAGTTTATCAAACTGTACATTTTCCAGTTCAAGCATTGTCCAGTGTTTTCAATGTGCCTGCCACGCAGATGATACCGCAGATCACGCAA cAAATTCCACAAGTAGCTCAAATAATTACACCTAATGGACAAATTCAGCAAGTCCAAATTGCTAACATACCACAACTTCAAAGCTTacaa AATCAACAGGTAACACAAGTAGCTCAGCAAGTTGCTCAGCAACAAGCACAGCAAGTAGTGCAACAGCAAGCTCAACCACAGGTTGTACAGTCCGtgcagcagcaacagcaacagcaggCGGCACAAGCTCAAGtgcagcagcaacaacagcaacaagtGCAACAAGTTGTACAGCAAGTTAtacaacagcagcagcaacaacaagTTCAACAAGCGCAACAACAATCATCTACGCCATCTTCAACTGTGGCAACTTGGAGCACAACAGTAACAACCCCAAGCAATGTTCAG GTACTTGGAATCGGTGCACTTGGAAGGCCAATGCAAGGAAGCAACAATGTAATTACCACAAAAGATGGACAGAAGATCGATGTACAGACGTTATCAGCATTAGCAAGACCACCAGAGTCAGTCGAAGGTGATATAAAAGTAGCCAGTATTGATGCTAGACAATTAGCTAGCAGCCAAGTTATACATATTCCTGCTGCTCAAACAACACAACCTGCAGTTCAGCCAATTACAATTGCAG GAACGCAAGCACAACAGCTAACTTTAATTCCTGCATCCGCGTTAGCAAGCTTAACTGCCCAGCAAGGTAACATGATGAGGAGCGTTGGTAACGGCAGTATAATGCAACTTCAACCTGCTGGTGGAATGAACGCGACAAATGGTTTTCTTCAGTCGATACCTGTGCAAAATATTCCAGGTTTAGGTAATGTGCAAGTTATACCTGCAAGTGCTCTTCAGCCCGCCACCGTTCAAACGCTACCTGCGACAGCAGCTGCACCGATTGTTGCTGCTCCAACCGTACAATTAGATTCGAACGATCCGACAAAGTGGCAAATTTTACAAACTCTTCAATCGAATAACGCGTTAACAACGCCTACTCCCACATCACACCAGCATCAAGTAGCTACTGCACCGTCTGCAAATATCGAGACGGATTCTAATAAGCAACATCGTAGAAGGGTTGCTTGCACGTGTCCTAATTGCGGAGATGGTGATAG GAATAGAGATATGACTAGAAAACGGCAACATGTATGCCATATAGCGGGTTGTAATAAGGTATATGGAAAGACCAGTCATCTTCGGGCTCATTTAAGGTGGCATACCGGAGAACGACCATTTGTTTGTAGTTGGATATTTTGTGGTAAGAAATTTACTAGGTCGGATGAGCTTCAGAGGCATCGTAGAACTCACACCGGTGAAAAGAGATTCCAATGTCCTGAGTGTACTAAAAAGTTCATGCGATCAGACCATTTGACGAAACATATAAAGACACACACGAAGATTCGGAGTACG GAAGCAGCTACTTCAACACAGGAGGGTTCCTCAGATAGTCAATCTTCCACggaagaaaaaattattatcgcTCTGCATAAAGATACAGAGCAGTCTGATATAGTTATTACTGAACAGATCGATGAAATAAAGCCTGAACCAACGAATCATGTAAcaaaggaataa